A window from Opitutales bacterium encodes these proteins:
- a CDS encoding response regulator: MDRSLLILDEDIDYCNLLVEIFTQASYTVAVGSTDWDLKAKLAELKPSIIVLDYKFGKRRGIEIVRDIHAVLPASKVMVVSCSLAEQTIRALIAEEIDGLFTKPLKPISFLKRASDLLSQIKVEATPEEAIRGKRGSFMVSGHRLSAFPGRSQASKRFAEKLNQVKAFKSRLLLVGQDGSPFKQVAEDIVEANRLDGELSEALIVFDQHNLDFSLLEAQAGQLKSEGFSGIMVAFAQAEKITDEDCVTIRQIQSEGGFLDQHSLQVRFIFCLRSELDTLYDAGDISTNVYMTLGATELKIPSLAECPEDIPLIAQKMLDDLAEARDLPVTPQLDDTARTYLREFPWANGFDELNVCLDSVLSRTADEFITQDHFPINGDKDTKSESLTPLKRYLLAERDEYVKALVELCDGDLKKAADSLGVTEESIKKLVSK, from the coding sequence ATGGACCGAAGCTTGCTGATATTGGATGAGGATATAGACTACTGTAATCTCTTGGTGGAGATTTTTACTCAGGCTAGTTATACCGTAGCTGTAGGCTCAACCGATTGGGACCTTAAAGCCAAATTAGCTGAGTTAAAGCCATCTATCATCGTCCTAGACTATAAATTTGGAAAGAGGCGCGGTATTGAGATCGTTCGAGACATCCATGCTGTTTTGCCGGCCAGCAAGGTCATGGTCGTGTCGTGTTCTTTGGCAGAACAGACTATCAGAGCTCTGATTGCTGAGGAAATAGATGGGCTTTTTACTAAACCATTGAAACCCATATCTTTCTTAAAGCGTGCGTCGGATTTGTTGAGTCAAATCAAGGTCGAAGCGACGCCTGAAGAAGCGATCCGAGGCAAACGAGGTAGCTTCATGGTGTCGGGTCATCGACTGAGTGCATTTCCTGGTAGGTCTCAGGCCTCGAAACGTTTCGCAGAAAAGCTGAATCAGGTAAAAGCCTTCAAGTCTCGACTGTTGCTTGTAGGCCAGGATGGCAGCCCGTTTAAGCAGGTAGCGGAGGATATCGTTGAGGCCAATCGATTGGACGGTGAATTGTCAGAAGCCCTCATTGTGTTTGATCAGCACAATCTTGATTTTTCTTTGCTTGAGGCCCAGGCGGGACAATTGAAGTCGGAGGGTTTCTCCGGTATTATGGTTGCCTTCGCCCAAGCTGAGAAAATCACCGACGAGGACTGTGTGACGATCCGTCAGATACAGTCTGAGGGTGGCTTTCTGGATCAACATAGCCTGCAAGTGCGCTTTATTTTCTGTCTGCGCTCAGAATTAGATACTCTCTACGATGCAGGGGATATTTCGACCAACGTATATATGACTCTTGGAGCTACGGAATTGAAAATTCCATCTTTAGCAGAATGCCCCGAGGACATCCCGCTGATCGCTCAAAAGATGTTGGATGATTTGGCGGAGGCGAGAGATCTGCCTGTCACTCCTCAGTTGGATGATACTGCACGCACCTATTTGCGGGAGTTCCCATGGGCAAACGGATTTGATGAGCTTAATGTCTGCTTGGACTCGGTGCTGAGTCGGACGGCCGATGAATTCATCACCCAAGATCATTTCCCCATAAACGGAGATAAGGATACGAAATCTGAGTCCCTGACCCCTTTAAAACGTTATCTTCTGGCTGAACGAGACGAGTATGTCAAAGCGCTGGTGGAGCTCTGTGATGGCGACCTTAAAAAGGCTGCAGATAGCCTGGGTGTAACTGAGGAGTCTATCAAAAAACTGGTTAGTAAATAA
- a CDS encoding twin-arginine translocase subunit TatC yields MSDEEKRLPEDESGGDESESQGMPPKDERSIPSKGEASPPNDSTNGKTQEDAPADSYEGEAYDFDSDHADLIEEESADVDDPNYDFDADHAGMYEDEDSVDHEAGNQIHDYQDHEHVGHPPAAQPYQPEEKAPEFDPFEDVASSIEEGLGVGQDRRGRGEQGEMTFLEHLEDLRGTIFKSVVAFLLGMGVMGFFIPNVADVLGWPLMTAQKMHGFEEFQNPIMYKPLGVFMVIIQMVFMGGLGLALPFILFFVSQFVAPGLTKKELRVLAPACISAFLLFIMGVLITYFLILPPGLYFAILATSWLDFELLLAATEYYSLVIWLCLGVGALFQFPLVIIILSYIGIISVQLLTKSRRLVFVIMLIVSALITPGAEPFTFLVLTGFLYVLYEGSIVVARMIGKRGHDEEEEIPS; encoded by the coding sequence GTGAGCGACGAAGAAAAGAGATTGCCGGAAGATGAATCTGGAGGCGACGAGTCCGAAAGTCAGGGCATGCCCCCGAAAGATGAGCGTTCCATTCCATCGAAGGGAGAGGCCTCTCCACCAAACGATTCTACAAACGGGAAGACACAGGAAGATGCGCCGGCTGACTCATACGAGGGAGAAGCCTATGATTTTGATTCAGATCATGCTGATCTCATCGAAGAAGAATCTGCGGACGTAGACGATCCGAACTACGATTTCGATGCGGATCATGCGGGCATGTATGAGGATGAGGATTCTGTTGATCATGAGGCAGGCAATCAGATTCATGATTACCAAGATCATGAGCATGTTGGGCACCCACCCGCAGCGCAGCCTTACCAACCGGAAGAAAAGGCCCCAGAATTTGATCCTTTTGAAGATGTGGCTTCATCAATTGAGGAGGGGCTTGGAGTAGGACAGGATCGACGCGGGCGCGGGGAGCAGGGTGAGATGACGTTCCTCGAGCACCTAGAGGATCTCCGGGGCACGATTTTCAAGTCGGTAGTCGCATTCCTTTTGGGAATGGGAGTGATGGGCTTTTTTATTCCCAACGTTGCAGATGTGTTAGGATGGCCACTCATGACAGCTCAGAAAATGCATGGTTTTGAGGAGTTCCAGAATCCCATCATGTATAAGCCACTGGGAGTATTCATGGTAATCATTCAGATGGTTTTTATGGGAGGACTGGGGCTGGCCCTACCTTTTATACTTTTTTTCGTGTCGCAATTTGTAGCGCCTGGATTGACCAAGAAGGAACTACGGGTGTTGGCTCCAGCATGCATTAGCGCCTTCCTGCTTTTTATTATGGGTGTATTGATCACCTACTTTTTGATTCTGCCACCTGGGTTGTATTTTGCGATACTGGCGACATCTTGGCTTGATTTTGAACTCCTACTGGCAGCTACCGAGTATTACTCTCTAGTGATTTGGCTATGTCTTGGGGTCGGTGCTTTGTTTCAATTTCCTTTGGTGATCATTATCCTAAGTTACATCGGGATAATCAGTGTCCAGTTACTGACAAAAAGCCGTCGACTCGTGTTTGTCATCATGCTCATCGTATCTGCGTTGATCACTCCCGGTGCGGAGCCATTTACTTTCTTAGTCTTAACAGGGTTTCTCTATGTGCTCTATGAGGGATCCATTGTAGTGGCACGGATGATCGGTAAGCGCGGTCATGATGAAGAAGAGGAGATTCCCTCCTAA
- a CDS encoding shikimate dehydrogenase: protein MTSEVYTIEDLKAWDRPGTWLAVLGKPIHHSLSPAMHQAALRHMAQEHPEFNDWTYTRFEIAVENLAEALALLHQHRFLGVNLTIPHKVEALKAVTEREESVDHMGAINTLSWQPNRYRGYNTDGFGMERAIALNLGVRLDEKPVIILGAGGAARAAAVQCLERGCSELWVGNRTQGRLEALVDDMAPLYPNAEIRGFRFGFVPQSLPKGALIIQATASGLKEGDELPLSFECFDESAVLFDMIYNPSVTISMQAAQAVGMRVANGLDMLVYQGARALEIWTQFDVPAAVMRTALLNYKV, encoded by the coding sequence ATGACGTCTGAAGTCTACACCATTGAAGATTTGAAAGCCTGGGATCGCCCTGGGACATGGTTGGCCGTATTGGGCAAGCCAATTCATCATAGTCTGAGCCCTGCCATGCATCAGGCGGCATTGAGGCACATGGCTCAAGAGCATCCGGAATTCAACGATTGGACCTATACGCGTTTCGAAATCGCGGTTGAAAATCTTGCCGAGGCTTTAGCGCTATTGCATCAGCATCGATTTTTAGGGGTAAACCTGACTATTCCTCACAAAGTTGAGGCTCTTAAGGCAGTGACAGAGAGAGAGGAGTCCGTGGATCACATGGGAGCGATCAACACCTTGTCCTGGCAGCCTAATAGATACCGAGGATACAATACAGACGGTTTCGGCATGGAGCGAGCGATTGCTTTGAATTTGGGAGTCAGGCTAGACGAGAAACCTGTCATAATCCTCGGAGCGGGTGGGGCAGCGCGTGCCGCTGCGGTGCAGTGCTTGGAGCGGGGCTGTTCTGAACTTTGGGTGGGGAATCGGACACAAGGCCGATTGGAGGCGCTCGTTGATGATATGGCGCCCCTGTATCCAAATGCGGAGATACGTGGTTTCCGGTTCGGCTTTGTTCCTCAAAGTTTACCTAAAGGTGCATTGATCATTCAGGCTACCGCGTCGGGTCTGAAAGAAGGAGACGAGCTGCCTCTATCGTTTGAATGTTTTGATGAAAGCGCCGTTCTCTTCGACATGATCTATAATCCGTCCGTAACGATTTCTATGCAAGCCGCTCAGGCAGTGGGAATGCGTGTAGCTAATGGTTTGGACATGTTGGTCTATCAAGGTGCGCGTGCTCTGGAAATTTGGACACAGTTCGATGTTCCGGCAGCAGTCATGCGGACTGCTTTACTCAACTATAAGGTATGA
- a CDS encoding YjgP/YjgQ family permease: protein MYRIQRQIFWDVVVATAIATGFLVFLLLSASALRDIMELVAAGQVQTSVFFRLLGLLLPYVGAYALPIGLLAGILLVFGRMSAAREIVALRAAGMNYGTILAPVIVFVSLGVVFGLLVNVEYAPSAKSQYRTLLGEIVRDQPTRFFAPKAFIRDFPGMVIYVGDREDDILEDFWVWQLDEEGRTDVAIRSEEGVLKYDRERGSIVVELQRAQLKRFARDFEDFGTTDRETLMVNSTSIELPLDRVLNSQERTSSLSRLTGRQLIQCLDAIERGRVTPIRLRDEVDASDIRTQFQENVAKSFAPLSLTLIAIPLAVRVGRKESHTNIAIALGMSLLYYFGLAFMGVLQEALPIPGEVLVWMPNLIFQFVGGLMMWRFLRG, encoded by the coding sequence GTGTATCGGATTCAACGCCAGATTTTTTGGGATGTCGTAGTCGCGACAGCGATAGCGACGGGTTTTCTGGTGTTCTTGCTGCTCTCTGCTAGCGCCTTGCGTGATATCATGGAGTTAGTCGCGGCCGGTCAGGTTCAGACATCGGTTTTTTTCAGGCTGTTGGGACTCTTACTACCCTATGTGGGGGCATACGCCTTACCGATCGGTTTGCTTGCCGGAATATTACTGGTGTTTGGAAGGATGTCAGCCGCACGGGAAATCGTTGCGTTACGTGCAGCAGGGATGAACTACGGTACGATCCTGGCACCGGTGATTGTGTTTGTGTCACTGGGTGTCGTGTTCGGTTTGTTAGTTAACGTCGAGTATGCTCCTTCCGCAAAGTCTCAGTATCGTACGCTACTTGGCGAAATTGTGCGCGATCAACCGACTCGATTTTTCGCTCCCAAAGCGTTTATTCGCGATTTCCCTGGAATGGTTATTTACGTCGGAGATCGTGAGGATGACATACTCGAAGACTTTTGGGTCTGGCAGCTCGACGAGGAGGGGAGGACAGATGTGGCCATTCGCTCTGAGGAGGGGGTGTTGAAGTACGATCGTGAACGCGGCTCGATCGTTGTCGAATTACAGAGAGCTCAGCTAAAACGTTTTGCGCGGGACTTCGAAGACTTCGGTACCACGGACAGAGAGACGCTGATGGTAAACTCCACCTCGATTGAATTACCACTAGACCGTGTGCTCAATAGCCAAGAGCGCACCTCAAGCCTGAGCCGCCTTACTGGCAGGCAACTCATCCAATGCCTTGACGCAATCGAAAGAGGCCGAGTCACTCCCATCCGCTTGCGCGATGAGGTGGACGCCTCGGATATTCGAACTCAATTTCAAGAGAACGTGGCCAAAAGCTTTGCGCCGCTTAGTTTGACGCTGATCGCAATACCGTTGGCAGTTCGTGTGGGTCGTAAAGAGTCGCACACAAATATAGCCATCGCGCTAGGGATGTCTCTGCTCTATTACTTCGGGCTCGCTTTTATGGGGGTGCTACAAGAAGCCCTGCCGATACCCGGAGAAGTGCTGGTGTGGATGCCTAACCTTATTTTCCAATTTGTGGGCGGCCTCATGATGTGGCGCTTTCTTCGAGGTTGA
- a CDS encoding response regulator: protein MEKHVIICIDDEPEVLDSVTRTLAQFEDFFPIETAESAKDARDLVESIIKVGNHLALVVCDHLMPGETGVALLSDLARDSRLPLTRKILLTGQASHEDTIDAINQGGIDYYVTKPWDADTLVEIVSKQLAHFFVNLGHLPPSGITGLDPFIISEAIREGYLLVDG from the coding sequence ATGGAAAAACACGTCATCATCTGTATTGATGACGAGCCAGAAGTGCTCGATTCAGTCACGCGAACCTTGGCCCAGTTCGAGGACTTTTTCCCGATAGAAACTGCCGAATCCGCGAAGGATGCGCGGGATTTGGTAGAGTCGATCATCAAAGTGGGAAACCACCTTGCGCTGGTCGTCTGTGATCACTTGATGCCAGGAGAGACAGGCGTGGCACTGCTTTCAGATTTAGCACGAGACAGTCGATTGCCCCTCACGCGTAAGATCCTCCTGACGGGCCAAGCAAGCCATGAAGACACGATCGATGCGATCAACCAAGGGGGTATCGACTACTACGTAACCAAACCTTGGGATGCAGATACGCTCGTTGAGATCGTTTCCAAGCAGCTCGCCCACTTCTTTGTCAATTTAGGTCACCTACCTCCTTCTGGCATTACGGGACTCGATCCGTTTATTATCAGCGAAGCTATACGAGAAGGCTATTTGCTTGTAGATGGTTAG
- a CDS encoding deoxyribodipyrimidine photo-lyase, producing the protein MKTAILWFRQDLRLSDHGAIAHAIQHGYQLIPVFIWDPAREGAWAAGGATRWWLHHALASLNKKISGAELWIGQGESAELLKDLVTRTGAEAVFWSRRYEPEAIVRDTELKTLIGQWGVEARSFNNALLFEPQTVSTGQGRPYQVFTPFWRQVSSGKISRPHRYDQYEVSWLSAPDDGSTQLDELALLPNINWDAGFHDRWEVSEEAAQGELQRFLDSGIRNYGERRDYPFERGTSRMSPYLHFGMISPRQVWEAADAVCHDRGISDETYLKEIVWREFAHHILYHFPHTPEAPLRDKYADFPWNEDVASLRAWKRGITGYPIVDAGMRELWSTGWMHNRVRMIVASFLVKHLLISWQEGARWFWDTLVDADLASNTLGWQWAGGCGADAAPYFRIFNPMTQGAKFDAAGDYVRRWVPELANLSTPYIHQPWEAPASALKDAGVILGETYPHPIVDHKASRNRALEALDAIK; encoded by the coding sequence ATGAAAACAGCCATACTTTGGTTCCGCCAAGACCTGCGACTGAGCGATCATGGGGCGATTGCGCATGCGATCCAGCACGGCTATCAACTCATTCCAGTATTTATATGGGATCCCGCTCGAGAAGGTGCATGGGCAGCCGGCGGTGCGACACGATGGTGGCTTCATCACGCTCTAGCATCCTTAAACAAAAAAATATCGGGTGCCGAACTCTGGATAGGACAGGGTGAAAGTGCAGAACTCCTCAAAGATCTAGTCACTCGTACCGGCGCGGAGGCTGTCTTTTGGAGTCGGCGGTATGAACCGGAAGCAATTGTAAGAGATACCGAGCTGAAGACCTTAATCGGACAGTGGGGTGTCGAAGCACGTTCGTTTAATAACGCCTTGCTGTTCGAACCTCAAACAGTGAGCACGGGTCAGGGCAGACCCTATCAAGTTTTTACCCCATTTTGGCGCCAAGTATCCTCCGGAAAAATTTCTCGGCCACATAGATATGACCAGTACGAGGTGTCTTGGTTGTCCGCGCCCGATGATGGGAGCACTCAGTTAGATGAGCTAGCGCTTTTGCCCAATATAAATTGGGACGCGGGCTTCCACGACAGATGGGAGGTCAGTGAAGAGGCGGCACAAGGGGAGCTCCAACGCTTCCTGGACTCGGGTATACGGAATTATGGAGAGCGAAGAGACTATCCGTTCGAACGGGGCACATCTCGGATGTCACCTTACCTTCACTTCGGTATGATCTCGCCTAGACAGGTCTGGGAGGCAGCAGATGCAGTGTGTCATGACCGCGGTATTTCTGATGAGACCTACTTGAAAGAAATAGTCTGGCGCGAGTTTGCTCATCACATCTTGTATCATTTCCCCCATACTCCAGAAGCGCCTCTTCGCGACAAATACGCAGACTTTCCCTGGAACGAAGATGTGGCTTCGCTCCGCGCTTGGAAACGGGGCATAACCGGCTATCCGATTGTCGATGCGGGTATGCGGGAGTTGTGGTCTACCGGTTGGATGCACAATCGGGTACGCATGATTGTGGCTTCTTTTCTAGTAAAGCACCTCTTGATATCTTGGCAGGAAGGAGCGCGTTGGTTTTGGGATACATTGGTCGACGCCGACTTGGCGAGTAACACCCTTGGCTGGCAGTGGGCAGGGGGGTGTGGAGCCGACGCGGCTCCTTATTTCCGTATTTTCAATCCGATGACTCAGGGAGCAAAGTTCGATGCCGCGGGCGACTACGTGCGGCGTTGGGTGCCGGAGTTAGCGAACCTATCAACGCCCTATATTCATCAACCGTGGGAGGCACCTGCATCCGCGTTGAAGGATGCAGGGGTGATACTCGGAGAGACTTATCCTCATCCCATTGTGGACCACAAGGCATCACGTAATCGAGCCTTAGAAGCTCTGGATGCAATCAAGTGA
- a CDS encoding divalent-cation tolerance protein CutA yields MKKKLMIGWTTVSTEREAEELANGLVQEGFAACVQIDGPIRSFYRWKGDIKSNMEYRLTVKFPGAHNDAITKYFQKHHPYETPAWIACKPKDVLPAYHLWALKQTEV; encoded by the coding sequence ATGAAAAAGAAGCTAATGATTGGATGGACAACGGTCTCGACCGAACGCGAGGCTGAGGAATTGGCTAATGGTCTTGTTCAAGAGGGCTTCGCTGCCTGCGTTCAAATTGACGGTCCGATCCGAAGTTTCTATCGCTGGAAGGGCGACATAAAGAGCAACATGGAGTATCGGCTCACCGTTAAGTTTCCAGGTGCGCACAATGATGCGATTACTAAATACTTTCAAAAGCATCATCCATACGAGACGCCAGCGTGGATCGCTTGTAAACCTAAGGATGTGCTCCCGGCTTACCACTTATGGGCACTCAAACAGACTGAAGTCTAG